One Spea bombifrons isolate aSpeBom1 chromosome 1, aSpeBom1.2.pri, whole genome shotgun sequence DNA window includes the following coding sequences:
- the LOC128466959 gene encoding olfactory receptor 6Y1-like — MKVNQSELAEFILLGFPSSRELQVLLFMVFLAFYFLTITTNMFIICIVRLAPSLWNSPMYMFLSHFSFLEIWYTTVTVPKMLLDFVAANNIISYQGCIAQIYFFFALGLTELFFLAVMAYDRYLAICQPLRYNAIMSKTVCNQLAGWSWLCGFLSAFLLIIPSSRLLFCSAKTINHFFCDFIPLLIISCNETLVTDMVLYAVAWVIIFYSFFLTTVSYCYIIRTVLRLPSRIGRKKAFSTCASHLIVVLTFYGTIIFMYIRPTTQYSFNMDKVVSVFYAVVIPLLNPLVYTLRNREVQQAVRKALAKNIFV; from the coding sequence ATGAAGGTCAATCAAAGTGAGCTTGCTGAGTTCATACTCTTGGGATTCCCCAGTAGCAGGGAGCTGCAGGTCCTGCTCTTTATGGTCTTTCTAGCCTTTTACTTCCTCACTATCACCACCAATATGttcattatttgtattgtaaGGCTGGCACCTTCTCTATGGAATTCTCCAATGTACATGTTTTTGAGTCATTTCTCATTTCTGGAGATTTGGTACACCACTGTCACTGTCCCTAAAATGCTATTGGATTTTGTAGCGGCCAACAATATTATAAGTTATCAAGGCTGCATTgcccagatttattttttttttgcactgggACTCACTGAGCTCTTCTTTCTTGCTGTAATGGCATATGACAGGTATTTAGCTATATGTCAACCTTTACGTTACAACGCTATTATGTCAAAGACAGTATGCAATCAGCTCGCCGGTTGGTCGTGGCTTTGTGGCTTTCTAAGTGCTTTTCTGTTGATTATTCCAAGTTCCAGGCTCCTATTCTGTAGTGCAAAAACCATTAACCACTTCTTTTGTGATTTCATACCTTTGCTGATCATTTCCTGCAATGAAACTTTGGTGACTGATATGGTCTTATATGCTGTGGCTTGGGTTATAATATTCTATTCATTTTTTCTAACCACTGTCTCTTATTGTTACATTATAAGAACTGTCCTGAGACTGCCTTCTAGAATAGGGAGGAAGAAAGCCTTTTCCACATGTGCTTCACACCTGATTGTTGTCTTGACTTTCTATGGCACAATCATTTTTATGTACATCCGCCCAACAACCCAATATTCCTTTAACATGGATAAGGTTGTGTCTGTGTTTTATGCAGTTGTGATACCTCTTTTAAATCCCCTGGTATACACTTTGAGAAACAGGGAAGTACAGCAAGCAGTGAGAAAAGCtcttgcaaaaaatatatttgtttaa